From one Dysidea avara chromosome 9, odDysAvar1.4, whole genome shotgun sequence genomic stretch:
- the LOC136266495 gene encoding M protein, serotype 5-like, with protein sequence MTISNEELRREVGVVKTENDGLKVENNGLKVEVDGLKVENNGLKVENNGLKVENNGLKVENNGLKLENNGLKVEVDGLKMENNGLKVENNGLKVENNGLKLENNGLKVEVDGLKVENNGLKVENNGFKVENNGLKVENNGLKVENNK encoded by the coding sequence ATGACAATAAGTAATGAGGAGCTGAGGAGAGAGGTTGGTGTAGTCAAGACTGAAAATGATGGCCTCAAGGTAGAAAAtaatggcctcaaggtggaggtTGATGGCCTCAAAGTGGAGAAtaatggcctcaaggtggagaataatggcctcaaggtggagaataatggcctcaaggtggagaataATGGCCTCAAGCTAGAGAAtaatggcctcaaggtggaggtTGATGGCCTCAAGATGGAGAAtaatggcctcaaggtggagaacaatggcctcaaggtggagaataATGGCCTCAAGCTAGAGAAtaatggcctcaaggtggaggttgatggcctcaaggtggagaataatggcctcaaggtggagaataatggcttcaaggtggagaataatggcctcaaggtggagaataatggcctcaaggtggagaataATAAATAG